The Ziziphus jujuba cultivar Dongzao chromosome 7, ASM3175591v1 genome includes a region encoding these proteins:
- the LOC107423789 gene encoding pyruvate dehydrogenase E1 component subunit alpha-3, chloroplastic — protein sequence MSFSATKFAQPLPLNTTSPRSNDKPTLLKSSFIGSTQKLRSVPLASKSNHSVSRRRSVVVAVSDVVKEKKRHSTTNLLITKEEGLVLYEDMVLGRAFEDMCAQMYYRGKMFGFVHLYNGQEAVSTGFIKLLKKDDCVVSTYRDHVHALSKGVPARAVMSELFGKTTGCCRGQGGSMHMFSKEHNVLGGFAFIGEGIPVATGAAFTSKYRREVLKEADCDNVTLAFFGDGTCNNGQFFECLNMAALWKLPIVFVVENNLWAIGMSHLRATSDPEIWKKGPAFGMPGVHVDGMDVLKVREVAKEAIGRARRGEGPTLVECETYRFRGHSLADPDELRDPAEKARYAARDPITALKKYLFENKLVSEQDSKAIDKKIDEVVEDAVEFADESPLPCRSQLLENVFADPKGFGIGPDGRYRCEDPKFTEGTAHV from the exons ATGTCTTTCTCCGCCACCAAGTTCGCCCAACCCCTCCCTCTCAACACCACCTCCCCCAGATCCAATGATAAACCCACTTTGCTCAAGTCCTCTTTTATTGGATCTACCCAGAAGCTCCGTTCTGTTCCTCTTGCTTCTAAGTCCAATCATTCCGTTTCTCGCCGTCGATCCGTTGTTGTCGCCGTTTCCGACGTCGTAAAGGAGAAGAAGCGCCATTCCACCACCAatctg CTGATCACAAAAGAGGAAGGATTGGTGCTGTATGAAGATATGGTATTGGGCAGAGCTTTCGAGGACATGTGCGCCCAGATGTACTATAGGGGAAAAATGTTTGGATTCGTTCATCTCTACAATGGCCAAGAAGCAGTGTCAACTGGGTTCATCAAGCTTCTGAAGAAGGACGATTGTGTGGTGAGCACGTACCGGGATCATGTGCACGCTTTGAGTAAGGGTGTCCCTGCTCGTGCTGTGATGAGCGAGCTGTTTGGGAAGACCACCGGGTGCTGCCGAGGCCAAGGTGGTTCCATGCATATGTTCTCCAAAGAGCACAATGTTCTTGGTGGATTTGCTTTCATTGGTGAAGGGATACCAGTGGCAACTGGTGCAGCTTTCACATCTAAATATAGACGGGAGGTGTTGAAAGAGGCAGATTGTGATAATGTGACGTTGGCATTTTTCGGAGATGGTACCTGTAATAATGGACAGTTCTTCGAGTGTTTGAACATGGCGGCATTGTGGAAATTGCCAATTGTGTTTGTTGTTGAGAATAATTTGTGGGCAATTGGGATGTCTCATCTGAGGGCTACTTCAGATCCAGAGATCTGGAAGAAGGGACCCGCTTTTGGTATGCCAGGCGTTCATGTTGATGGAATGGACGTGTTGAAGGTGAGGGAGGTTGCAAAGGAGGCAATCGGAAGGGCACGGAGGGGAGAAGGGCCCACATTGGTGGAATGTGAGACATACAGATTCAGAGGACATTCATTGGCTGATCCAGATGAGCTTCGTGACCCTG CTGAGAAGGCACGCTATGCTGCTAGAGACCCCATTACTGCGTTGAAGAAATACTTATTTGAGAACAAGTTAGTCAGTGAGCAAGACTCAAAGGCCATAGACAAGAAGATAGATGAGGTGGTTGAGGATGCTGTTGAATTCGCAGATGAAAGCCCTCTTCCATGTCGCAGCCAGTTACTGGAGAATGTGTTCGCAGATCCAAAAGGTTTTGGAATTGGACCTGACGGGCGGTACAGATGTGAGGATCCCAAATTCACTGAAGGCACTGCACATGTCTAA